The genomic region CAAATTGTCGTAACTCCCGCGGATTGGTCCTGCTCCTGCACAATTCGACCGGGCTCCGGTTCCGACAAGGTCATGATAAGCGAGGAGCGAGAGCCCATCACTTTCATTGTCAGGCGGAACACCGTTCCCGCCCCCTTACCGCCTTCCAACACGTCCAGTGACGCAAACTGCCTGGGCAAAATGCGGCGATGCTCTTCCATATCAATGATCAAATTGTAAACCCGCT from Bacilli bacterium harbors:
- a CDS encoding SRPBCC family protein, which gives rise to RVYNLIIDMEEHRRILPRQFASLDVLEGGKGAGTVFRLTMKVMGSRSSLIMTLSEPEPGRIVQEQDQSAGVTTIWKLIPESGDGCILRLTSQFPKKPGFAGWAERHVTSSLLRSIYNRELQNMDEYLTTGSLTKK